One part of the Polyangiaceae bacterium genome encodes these proteins:
- a CDS encoding PAS domain S-box protein — protein MARITNSLVKLEANNQPVRSGAPEGLSAYRAVFETATDAILVAEWTSACFREANSAAERLFGYSAEEWPRLSGRMLAPDAAIADTRALSAELEATGSARRTRWRFRRRDGSRFWGDVSVSVFDAGGQRFMVNMIRDVSEAVEREAELERSYASLKETRAKLAHADRLALIGQIAAGVAHEINNPAAYISANLDTLEHELAHLTLETRKRDSLLEIVRESQAGVSRITSITRELRAFSRMSQDAIVDLDLNDVVQAASKMTGNEIRHRARLELRLSPLPSITGHADRLTQVITNLLLNAAQAIREGEASLNRILVETREADDSLFVSVSDTGSGIAPNHVSQLFEPFFTTKGAGEGTGLGLALCADIVHRHGGEISVESAKGKGSRFTIRFPKDTGLKRSPVHSRPPQGAAARRLRLLIIDDEPLLLRAYERMLARTHDVEVALGGEAGLKVLRARQDFDLILCDLMMPDCDGPSVYQALSQEAPELLERLHFCSGGAFTQRVTDFLTRVGRPVLEKPLNQARLSRLLDERGNT, from the coding sequence ATGGCTCGAATCACGAACTCGCTTGTGAAGCTCGAGGCGAATAATCAGCCCGTGCGCTCAGGCGCGCCTGAAGGGCTCAGCGCCTATCGTGCCGTGTTCGAGACGGCGACCGACGCGATCTTGGTGGCGGAGTGGACGAGCGCGTGTTTCCGCGAGGCGAACAGTGCCGCGGAGCGGCTGTTCGGCTACTCTGCTGAGGAGTGGCCGCGGCTAAGTGGACGCATGTTGGCCCCAGACGCGGCAATCGCGGACACGCGGGCACTCAGTGCAGAGCTCGAGGCGACCGGATCCGCGCGCCGCACTCGGTGGCGTTTTCGTCGCCGCGACGGCAGCCGGTTCTGGGGGGATGTGAGTGTCAGCGTGTTCGACGCCGGTGGTCAGCGCTTCATGGTCAACATGATCCGCGACGTGTCGGAAGCCGTGGAACGCGAAGCCGAACTCGAGCGCAGTTACGCGTCGCTCAAGGAGACCCGCGCCAAGCTAGCTCATGCGGACCGCCTCGCGTTGATCGGGCAGATCGCGGCCGGCGTCGCCCACGAAATCAACAATCCGGCGGCCTACATCAGCGCGAACTTGGACACTCTCGAGCACGAGCTGGCTCACCTCACGCTCGAAACTCGGAAGCGCGACTCGCTGCTCGAGATCGTCCGCGAGAGCCAGGCCGGCGTGTCTCGCATCACCTCGATCACGCGAGAGCTACGGGCGTTCTCGCGTATGTCCCAAGACGCCATCGTCGACCTCGACTTGAACGACGTGGTGCAAGCGGCCAGCAAGATGACCGGCAACGAGATCCGTCACCGAGCTCGGCTCGAACTGCGCCTGAGCCCGTTGCCGTCAATCACCGGGCATGCGGATCGCCTGACCCAGGTCATCACGAATCTGCTTCTGAACGCCGCACAGGCGATCCGAGAAGGAGAAGCGAGTCTCAACCGCATCTTGGTGGAGACTCGCGAGGCCGATGACTCGCTCTTCGTCAGCGTCAGCGACACTGGGAGCGGTATCGCACCCAATCATGTCTCGCAGCTGTTCGAGCCGTTCTTCACCACCAAGGGCGCAGGGGAAGGCACCGGGCTGGGCCTGGCGCTATGCGCTGATATCGTGCATCGACACGGGGGCGAGATCAGCGTGGAGAGCGCGAAGGGCAAGGGCAGCCGCTTCACCATTCGCTTCCCGAAGGATACAGGACTCAAGCGTAGCCCGGTGCACTCCCGGCCTCCTCAAGGCGCTGCGGCGCGGCGCTTGCGCCTCTTGATCATCGATGACGAGCCGCTGTTGCTGCGTGCCTACGAGCGCATGCTCGCGCGCACCCACGACGTGGAGGTCGCGCTCGGCGGCGAGGCAGGCCTCAAGGTCTTGCGCGCACGCCAGGACTTCGACTTGATACTCTGCGACCTGATGATGCCCGACTGTGATGGTCCGTCGGTGTATCAAGCGCTGAGCCAAGAGGCGCCCGAGTTGCTCGAACGGCTACACTTCTGCAGCGGCGGCGCCTTCACCCAACGCGTCACCGACTTCCTGACGCGCGTCGGGCGCCCCGTGCTGGAGAAGCCGCTCAACCAAGCTCGCTTGAGCCGCTTGTTGGACGAGCGCGGAAACACCTAG